One stretch of Candidatus Sulfotelmatobacter sp. DNA includes these proteins:
- a CDS encoding transposase, translating to MDVSIGAYAALETVRGLVVPGRRLHLPDCGILTPTEAKKQAEKSIPSPPIISRLTTAKSTESYLRLLLAVTLLLLAPFMDGNWATDGTGMSGNGYFRYRKDVRKMKARGNDGDAPIYEEVGEGETADVGSRGHLRWGDIVDVKEGWQRVVAIAAFPYMIIGDVRVYSPSVGERSALDDMLTWLASLGMPLKDVLADGGFNGTTTRSLIAKYGAKSTIPYPENAKRAVKLGMEQVLLDHPQIGEMFALWRDEPERFHSLYSKRAKMENVFSVIKREWPKLTSMRKHGPVNQMLMIAITLNVRRFLQLTSLAGYIPRIPDLYPSSLRL from the coding sequence GTGGACGTCTCGATCGGCGCGTACGCAGCGCTCGAAACGGTGCGCGGACTGGTGGTGCCCGGCCGCCGGCTCCATCTTCCCGACTGCGGGATCCTCACCCCGACCGAGGCCAAGAAGCAGGCGGAGAAATCGATTCCGAGTCCGCCCATCATTTCGCGCCTGACGACGGCGAAGTCGACGGAGTCCTACCTGCGCCTCCTGCTGGCCGTCACGTTGCTCTTGCTCGCGCCGTTTATGGACGGCAACTGGGCGACGGACGGAACGGGCATGTCCGGCAACGGCTACTTCCGATACCGCAAGGACGTCCGAAAGATGAAAGCCAGGGGGAACGACGGGGACGCTCCGATCTACGAAGAGGTCGGCGAGGGCGAGACGGCCGACGTCGGGTCGCGCGGCCACCTGCGGTGGGGCGACATCGTCGACGTCAAGGAGGGGTGGCAGCGCGTTGTCGCGATCGCGGCCTTCCCGTACATGATCATCGGCGACGTCCGAGTCTACTCTCCCTCGGTCGGCGAGCGCTCCGCCCTGGACGACATGCTGACCTGGCTGGCATCGCTGGGAATGCCGCTGAAGGACGTGCTCGCAGACGGCGGCTTCAATGGAACCACCACCCGGTCCCTGATCGCGAAGTACGGCGCCAAGTCCACGATCCCGTATCCCGAGAACGCGAAGAGGGCGGTAAAGCTCGGGATGGAGCAGGTACTGCTCGACCATCCGCAGATCGGGGAGATGTTCGCGCTGTGGCGGGACGAGCCTGAGCGATTCCACTCGCTCTATTCGAAACGGGCGAAGATGGAGAACGTCTTCTCGGTGATCAAGCGCGAGTGGCCCAAACTCACGTCTATGCGGAAGCACGGACCGGTCAACCAGATGCTCATGATCGCCATCACGCTGAACGTGCGGCGCTTCCTCCAGCTCACCAGTCTCGCCGGGTACATCCCGCGGATTCCGGATCTGTATCCGTCCAGCCTGAGGCTCTAG
- a CDS encoding SWIM zinc finger family protein has product MSVEATVEVIRRRIAAGEYPAVTSPDQREGLVLTFAGAYRESEGGEGTTYEFESGDRRGPIVAWDNGGQCDCSCDQYRKARKKRYPCAHIWAVRYVQAPPTHDPSGPAVGRETPRPAGQARDLTPAHALAPALVRHLTEDSAAYEEALAHASSETMPMLRELVAGVIDNDPRNKSGRPRIQRRAAMTLALLGVSAGLSLRKAHGAEVERTTELILAKQAGRIEARREQLGEAA; this is encoded by the coding sequence ATGAGCGTGGAGGCGACGGTGGAAGTCATCCGTCGGCGGATCGCCGCCGGCGAATACCCCGCGGTCACCTCGCCCGATCAGCGCGAAGGCCTGGTCCTCACGTTCGCGGGGGCCTACCGCGAGTCGGAGGGCGGCGAGGGCACGACGTACGAGTTCGAGTCGGGGGATCGGCGTGGGCCGATCGTCGCCTGGGACAACGGCGGCCAATGCGACTGCTCGTGCGACCAGTATCGGAAGGCGCGAAAGAAGCGGTATCCCTGCGCCCACATCTGGGCCGTCCGGTACGTCCAGGCGCCGCCGACGCACGACCCGTCTGGACCCGCCGTCGGAAGGGAAACGCCCCGCCCCGCCGGGCAGGCTCGCGACCTCACGCCGGCTCACGCGCTCGCTCCCGCCCTCGTCCGCCACCTCACCGAGGACTCCGCCGCGTACGAGGAAGCGCTCGCGCACGCGAGTTCGGAGACCATGCCGATGCTGCGGGAGCTGGTCGCCGGTGTGATCGACAACGATCCGCGGAACAAGTCCGGCCGCCCGCGGATTCAGCGGCGCGCGGCCATGACGCTCGCGCTGCTCGGAGTGTCCGCTGGCTTGAGCCTGCGCAAGGCCCACGGGGCCGAAGTCGAGCGGACCACGGAACTCATCCTCGCCAAGCAGGCCGGGCGCATCGAGGCGCGTCGTGAGCAGCTCGGGGAGGCGGCGTAA
- a CDS encoding helix-turn-helix transcriptional regulator: protein MAERPRLSLVASEFDPALLPTRELAAYNLANELAKLPPGRTGGPVRTAQLAIAEGEPRLAIEALTRHLDAHGVSLDPAEQRLDHRRVREVRKLRGRKQAEVAVAIGSTNAQVSQMEGGKHLALPRLLMICDFLDVRLADFVLKPE from the coding sequence GTGGCGGAACGTCCGCGCCTGTCCCTCGTCGCATCCGAGTTCGATCCGGCCCTGTTGCCGACGCGGGAGCTGGCAGCATACAACTTGGCCAACGAGCTTGCAAAGCTGCCGCCCGGCCGTACCGGGGGTCCCGTCCGCACAGCCCAACTCGCGATCGCCGAAGGGGAGCCGCGTCTAGCGATCGAGGCGTTGACCAGGCACCTCGACGCGCACGGCGTCTCGCTGGATCCTGCGGAGCAAAGGCTCGATCATCGGCGCGTGCGCGAAGTGAGAAAGCTTCGCGGTCGCAAGCAAGCCGAAGTCGCGGTAGCCATCGGTTCGACAAACGCGCAAGTCAGCCAGATGGAAGGCGGGAAGCACCTTGCCTTGCCCCGGCTTCTCATGATCTGCGATTTCCTCGACGTCCGGCTCGCGGACTTCGTCTTGAAGCCCGAGTAG
- a CDS encoding XRE family transcriptional regulator, with protein MPLDGIDLDPGRIGANIANARKRAEPPLNQKELADRVGVSRATLVSIESGQRPPSSTVLAAIADALKVRVRDIVALPVQDEAATIRFRNPLRGDESAEAAVNALIDFARRYAILEEQIGRRRVRTIPPLALNDGDDVEHVAEDLATAERSRFNLGDGPLLDLRSVLENDVGMLIFGLPELGKTKIAGLFTFAQDLPMVGFNVRQADPRRRRWTLAHEYAHYLTNRFDAEVTYEAGERRSRDPYEQLAERFAAHYLMPASGVTRRFAELIGGAKSATVAHVVMLANQFRVSFQAMCERLERLDRIPRNTYDYVMAQGFRPIEAELSLGIERKDEKLSSYPARYIYLLSVLHRRGAVSEGDAAAYLQTDRLSAREALSTIEADPFFPMDMSLEDLS; from the coding sequence ATGCCGCTTGATGGCATAGACCTGGACCCTGGCCGGATCGGCGCAAACATCGCGAACGCCCGAAAGCGGGCGGAGCCGCCGCTCAATCAGAAGGAACTCGCCGACCGTGTTGGCGTCTCGCGCGCGACCTTGGTGTCGATCGAGAGCGGACAGCGCCCGCCGTCGTCGACCGTCCTGGCTGCGATCGCCGACGCCCTGAAGGTCCGCGTTCGGGACATCGTCGCCCTGCCCGTCCAGGACGAAGCGGCGACGATTCGCTTCCGCAATCCGCTGCGCGGCGACGAGTCGGCCGAAGCAGCCGTGAACGCGCTGATCGATTTCGCGCGTCGCTACGCGATCCTCGAAGAGCAGATCGGTCGTCGTCGGGTCCGCACCATTCCGCCCCTGGCGTTGAACGACGGAGATGACGTCGAGCACGTCGCAGAGGACCTCGCGACCGCCGAGCGTTCGCGCTTCAATCTCGGAGACGGACCGTTACTCGACCTCAGGTCGGTCCTGGAAAATGACGTCGGGATGCTGATCTTCGGCCTGCCCGAACTGGGCAAGACGAAGATCGCCGGGCTGTTCACTTTCGCGCAGGATCTTCCCATGGTCGGCTTCAACGTGCGGCAGGCCGACCCAAGAAGACGGCGATGGACCCTGGCGCACGAGTACGCGCACTACCTCACCAATCGGTTCGACGCGGAAGTGACCTACGAGGCGGGCGAACGACGCTCGCGCGATCCATATGAGCAGCTCGCCGAGCGATTTGCCGCGCACTATCTCATGCCCGCCAGCGGCGTGACCCGCCGATTCGCGGAGCTGATCGGCGGAGCTAAGAGCGCCACCGTCGCGCACGTCGTCATGCTCGCGAATCAGTTCCGCGTATCGTTCCAGGCCATGTGTGAGCGCCTGGAGCGACTGGACCGGATACCGAGAAACACGTACGACTACGTGATGGCTCAAGGTTTCCGCCCGATCGAGGCCGAGCTTTCTCTCGGCATCGAGCGCAAAGACGAGAAACTCTCGTCCTACCCGGCGCGCTACATCTACCTGCTGTCGGTCCTGCATCGCCGGGGTGCCGTGAGCGAAGGCGACGCGGCGGCATATTTGCAAACGGACCGTCTAAGCGCGCGGGAAGC